Genomic window (Ursus arctos isolate Adak ecotype North America unplaced genomic scaffold, UrsArc2.0 scaffold_270, whole genome shotgun sequence):
AGTGCAGTCCCCAGACCCTTGCATTAAAACGCACACAAGAGTGCTAGTTGTTTGCAGACAGGAACACAAACTATACTTATCTACGTATTGAATGGGAATTTGTAGACCTTCCTAGTAGGGTGCACTGTAATAGCTATTATCAATTTAGGCTCTGACCCCAGTGACTTTGGACGAGCAGAAGGGCTtatgatttatgaaaaaagaaatcattactCTTCTTACAGCATACTAATTTATGGTAGTtccttgatttttatattctaggGGAACTTGTGAATTTTATTCTTCTATATTCCCTACATCCATCACATTCAACTCACATTTTGTGTGCTCCTCAGGATTCAGCACGTTGTTAGTCAGCATATTCTTAAGGTTaagcataatgaaaaataatgatattttgaaTAGAAGATACATGAAATTATTAGTGTCCCTGTgtcaggaaaatgagaagaagagGGTAAAGGCACCtgggaaaagacaaaagaagactgGGACATGTTCACTAGTAAATGATCATATTCAATACTAGGCTTTATCTCTAGGCTAAGGTAGAGGaatgggaattttaaaagcaggatGGAGATAATCTGTTTTCATTAAGGTCACCGGGGCTAGAATGAACAGGATTGCCCATTAAGGCCGTTGCCAAACTTGGAAAGATctattccctctttttcttctttcctgttttaccAAATTTTcgacaagaaaacaaacaacatttTGTGACCAAGAATATAGCAGTTGCCACACAGGCCAGCAGGAACCCAATCACATCCAGAGAGTGGTACTGGAACCAGGTGAGGTTGTGAGCAGCTGGCCGCAGATGCTTGGCTCCTTTGTGGCGCATGACAAACTCAATCCAGAAGACTGCCCGATCCAGGGGCTTTACAGGCTGGTCATGGTGAATCCTCGATAACCTTGTAGCATTCTCTTTATAACTGGTagacaaaaatagagaaattagagAGTTTTTGTTTTCGTTACAGGTAATATGTGATACATGTTATATGTTATGTAAGCCAAAGGCTATAGATACATTGAGAAAAAGTTCATTCTTGCTGAGACATGAACTTTGCTGGTTGCACAGCATCTTAAGAATTGTGAAGGGAGGATGTAGaagaaatatattcttaataGAATGTGGTGAAATGCAgacataaaaaatggaataagTTTGCTGCAACTCTATGGTCTCATTTTAACAAGGAGGAATATTGATATTGTGTATAGTTTCCAGGATTGTTCCAAAATCAAGACTCTGAATAACCTAATATGCAGAAATATTCATAAGAAGGTCCATAAGCATGGTCTTTACTCTCGGCCACTTCATGATGGCAGATAAGTAGCTGAAAATTGACATTAGTAAACCATTTCTGCACTGCCTAAGATCTTGGCATTATGATAACTGTTCCATTGCACACAGTGTGTCTTTGTGCTGCAAAGGAGAGTGTCTATATTGGCAATATCAAGATTGGTAAAGACACTAGGGTAATTTTGGAAATGGCAAGGATATGGAGTTtgcatttttaagataaatagaAATATCTTGCTAGAATTAGAGCCCCAAGTCCACGAGGCATATATGGAGTTAACTCTAATCTCTCAGACAGTAATGGGTATAGGTATGTATTTGAAAGGCAGGTTTTATCTTCAGCTGACATTTCTTAGTAGAGGAGCCAGAATTAGGATATTTCCTTTTGGTTTTGTGTTATAAATAAGAGTTCCAACTTGGAGACATGAAGATGCTGGAAGGTAAGTGATTTGTGAAGAGATGTCCTGGTGTGAGTTAGACATTGCTGGGATTGGAGAAGAAGAAATGTGATTATCTTTCACCTGTGAACTTGGTATGCTAGCTCTAGTAGGAGGGGATAATTTACCTGTGTTCTTTCTTGTGTGCAGTGAGAAAGAATAGTCATACTCTTTCAATAGGATTGACAGATATGTAGGGTTAAATCAAATATCACATGGTTCCTCCTAAAACATTTCAGGTAAACTACAGTGGCAATAAAAGCCTATCTTTCCAAATCATATTTTTGTTAAAAGTTTTCTccatttataggggcgcctgggtggcacagcggttaagggtctgccttcggctcagggtgttcccggcgttctgggatcgagccccacatcaggctcctccgctatgagcctgcttcttcctctcccactccccctgcttgtgttccctctctcactggctgtctctatctctgtcaaataaataaataaaatctttaaaaaaatttttttctccatttatagatagatttaaaatctgaaatacatatatacaggATAAACTTGTAGTtgtgaatctaaataaaaataaagtatgcttTCTTATAAATGAGACAAGAAAGCCCTATGCTcagatttaaaatgattatttaacattttattgtacACTAATGTTATATGAGTGTTATctgaaaatattataattaattaaaactaCTATGGTTTATGTATTTAAGTGTAATCTTTTGTGTTCTTAATTCCTTTAAGAAGTTATAAATGGAAtgcaaatatatccatatatacacTTTATACTAAACTCTATTGTTCCCAGATGATTTCTGAGTTAGAACTAGGTTTACagttaatgttaaaatattttaaaataaataattttaggtaTTTTCTTGGAAATTCCCGAGTATTTATGTTTCTGTCTCTTGCATCAGTAGTTTTCAAATCAACAATAAAATTTAATGGCATTCCATGAAATAAGGTAGAGTTCTAAAAAATTACAGAACTTACTCTTGCTTAATAGAATGAACCAAAACATCAGCAGTAACAGCCCTGTAATAGTCTAATGCATTAGACATCAAGATCATCATTTATGAGAAACAGAAGATCATCGTCAGCCTTGCAGAAGCTCTTAACACCAGCTCCAGGTTCTGAATTGAAAATATCtatgatattttgaaaattatgtctTAAACATGCATCTTAATAAAAGTCATCTGATTGGAATGCGTGTGAGGGGGGGAAATGGACCACTAGCACTGACTTTTTAGGTTCGATTCAAGGCAAACATTCCCTTTTGGAGAGAAATATATTGACCCCTTTGTCTAAAAAAACCCTTTAACTAGGGTTTAGAATAGATGGTTTTACATAGACTACTTCCACCAAAAAAAGCTGCACAAAATGGAATTTGAGTTCTCCTTCTTGTCTACCTCCTGAATTTCAGATTTCAGTAATACAAATGGAATGTTTTAACTATCCTTTGAGTTTTGCTTCTGAATCAAAATAATTGATTCTGAGATAACCtggaaacaaatttaaatataagacaCTTACACAAATTCAGAGTAAAATACTGAGGAAGCTAGATGAAAAATATGCCTTGATACCAACTTAAAACAATATAGAGGGGGGAGCCATAAAAATGATGGACTTGGAATGTAATTGGGCATAACACATAGTTCAAAAAAGAGGAGAGTTGAAGTAAAATAAGAATGCAAGGGTtatgaataaaagataaaaaaataggttataaaacaaaaagtggTAATAAAGGGTATGTAGGAAATCTGTTGAAATAAATTGGCAAAAAATACCACTTAAAGGATTACTAATGAAATTAGAAACTATACTTTTGTTAATGATGACTATTTTTGAATGATAGTTGAATTATCACTTCCAATTTTGTACTTACTGAATGGCTATAATATTTATAGTCATATATAAGTGGTTCTATACGAACAAGCAGattgtttgaaaaatgtctgaGCTATGTGATCATTAAAATGATtgattttgaggggcgcctgggtggcgcagtcgttaagcgtctgccttcagctcagggcgtgatcccagcgttctgggttcgagccccacatcaggctcctctgctaggagcctgcttcttcctctcccactccccctgcttgtgttccctctcttgctggctgtctctcttctgtcaaataaataaataaataaaatcttaaaaaaaataattgattttgaaaaaaaggaTTGTAAAATATCTGAAGTAATAGTATTTATTTCCCCATTTCAGCAGATCACTTCAATGTTcgggaaatgaaataataaagtggTTTTCATATTGATCATGTTATAGTTGTGATTTGAAAATCAATCCGTTAACAAAGTCATGAGACATTGAACATTTCCAAGTATGCTGGGTAACATAATCAACCGTAAACCTTTAAAAACAGTAGTACTTACGAAGGTTCATTAATGACTGTTCTCAAGGCAGTGAGCAGATCTTCACTGGTCATTGTGTTTATGTTCACCTCCACAGCCGCTCCTTTGGCCTTCATGTGAGCGATGTTATCAGGTTGGTCAGCAAACATAGGAACTCCCACCATAGGAACCCCATGATAAATAGCTTCATAGATTCCATTGGTTCCACCATGAGTGataaaagcttttgttttggGATGACCTAGTTTGGGAATTGGGTGAGGATTTCATTATAATGTAACagaattttagagagagagagggaaaaaattacaGAGTAACTCAATGAAGAAAGCATTTTGTACAAAAGCTGAGAGCACATGGGCTATTGCTATCTCAGAAAACTATGATcccaggaaaggaggaggaatgcAATCCCTCTGCATCCTCTGGAAGGACTTTACTGAGGAGGAAAGACCAGAACTGAGACTGAAACTTGAAGAGTGATGAGAGTCTTAACTGAAATGCTCTTTTGTGAAACAAAGAAAGCACTGACCTTATAAAATTAACTGCCAATTCTCtaattatttctgctttaaacTGCAAgtaaaatgagtcttttttttgctttatttatttattttttaaattttattttaaattccagtatagttaccatacggtgttatattagtttcaggtgtgcactacagtgattcaacacttccagaCATCACCTAGTGCTCCTCACAAGGGCACTCCCTAATCCCCATTGCCTATTTTATCCATCCCCCCATgcatctcccctctggtgaccatcacttaagagtctgtttcttaatttgtctccctctctcttttatttttccttggctcttttcttttgttgttgttgttgttctgtaaATTCCTCATATTACTGAAACAtagggtatttttctttctgacttttttctcttagtattatattctctagctccctTCATGTCCCTGCATATGgcacaattttattctttttgatggttgactaatattccattttttatatataccacttcttctttatccattcatcaatcaatggacacttgagctgcttccatttcgtggctattataaataatactgctataagtATAGGGGTGCATGGatacctttgaattagtgtttttgtattctttgggtaaatacccagtggtgtgaTTACCggatcatggggtagttctagtttttactttttgaggaacctccatactgttttcagagtggctgcaccagttttcactcctaccaacaatgcaagagagttcctttttctccatgtcctctccaatatttgttgttttttgtgtttttgattttagcctaaaatgtgacatttttaactattacacatttattgaattatttgttgCAAAACAGTTACTTTACTTGTCCATTATTCAACTGTacagtttttctttccctcagtcTTACCAAGAAGATCATTCTGTGGTATCCAATCATAGAGCCGAGTATTGGCTCCTAATGTGgctggtttctttcctttgtatctCCATAAAACCTGTCGAAGACAGTGCTTTAATTTTGCAAGTAAAAACACACAGTGAAGGCATCTTAAATCCTCGGAATTACTTATAAATCATGTGGCCCACCACTACTTTATGTGATAGCGAGAGAAGTAGACATAAGGGCTAGTTTGCAAACACGGAGATATAGTAAGACTGTTTACATCAACCCTGTCAAAAAGGGCTTGAACTAATAGTCTATTCAATATAGTTTtatcatgtttatatttattgcTCAAAAGTTTTGGGGTATGAAATTATAAGTAAAGATATGTATAAAAGACTGGTTGAAGCAATCAGAGCATATGGGtttaaaaggcattaaaataaacacaaatactgTGTAAATTTATTAATGTCTTAAGGCCATCCTAACTCTCATGTTTCTAATGTAATGTTTTCCAAAAAGGTAATTagctttaaatttttgttgtctggttgttgaatgattgtctttctttctttccttcttccctctctccttgcctccacccctctctcttttcttcctccctccctcccttccttccttccttcctttttctttctttctttctctctctctttctttctctccttttctgtagTTTTTTAGGGCGGAAAAGCTGGAGGTTTgctttacttcattttttaatgaagtatcttgtttggatattaacctttttttttttttttaaagattttatttattcatttgacagagatagagacagccagctagagagggaacacaagcagggggagtgggagaggaagaagcaggctcatagcggaagagcctgatgtggggctcgatcccataatgccgggatcacgccctgagccgaaggcagacgcttaaccgctgtgccacccaggcgcccctggatattaACCTTTTGTTACATACTTTATGCAGGTCAGAGAAGCTCTGTAAATTCAGATTAAATATTCATAGGTGgcaaccttattttttaaagtgtttatttattcaacaattccacaccTCACCCACTgatcatcatgacaagtgcactccttaatccccatcgcctgtTTAACCCatgctcccacccacctcccctctgataaccatcagtttgttctctataagagtctgcttcttggtttttttttttttctctctcactttttccccatactcatttgttttgtttcttaaattccacatacgagtgaaatcatatgatatttgtgtttctttgacttattttgcttagcattatactctctagctccactcatgtctttgcaaatggcaagatttcattcttctttatggcttaaaaaatattctattgtgtatgaATACCacatctttgtatttctttgtattgtattttagttagttaacatatagtgtaattttagtttcagaatagaatttagtgattcatcacgtACATAATAccctatcttctttatccattcatctgtccatgaacacttgggttgcttccatactttggctattgtaaagctgctataaacattggggcgcatGTATCCCTTTGCGTTaatgtttttgcattctttgggtaaatacccagtagcatgactactggatcatagggtagttctatttttaactttttgaggaacctctatactgttttccacagtggctgcatgagtttgcattcccaacagtgcaaaagagttcctttttctccacatcctcgggTGGCAAGCTTTTTAAcaaaaaagtttagaaataaaaattcaaagacttGACAGGCCTAATAAGTATGCTCACCTTTATGGAGTTGTATATTTTTAACTAATATACCAATATGAAGAGTTCTAGGGTATTTCATAAACAGGACTATAGAAAGACTAGAAATCTAGAACTATAATGACAACAAAATTTAAGTTAATTGAATAtcataaatcagaaaatatatattgcttGATAATAATAggatttttaactctttttacTGAAGAAATTTCAGTATAGAAGGATAGGCTTCTACTTCTAAACCAACTAGATCTTGATACAGTGTCAATAAGACCTAGAAATATAAAGTATATCCCTGAACATAATTCCTATCTACTCTAGTATAGCATCTCTCTTTTCCTGGACCTTGGAGCTAACACACTTGAGAATTTGGGGAGTAGTCAATGCAGGTCATAAGATTTCAAAGAGTAAAAAGGTATTGGGATCTTAACATTTCCATCTCTATTTCACTGAAGATAAATGATTGTATAAAAAGATGTAGTTCCATAATAATGCAAAGGCTTACTAAGCAAATGATTAAATGTGCCTCAATAtagcattttaatgttttaagaagtTTTTACTTGAAGGTGGTACTAATTACGCTCAGTGTTTTGGCTTTGATCTGGGAAAAGTGCTGTTAGTCACACTTTCTCTCCAATTGACCAAGTAGCTATTCACCAGGACCCAAGGTTGTACTGACCTTCTGTGGAATCTGGGCAAGGGCTGAGGCAATGAGATTGGCTTTTTCATCTGTGAGGTTTTTGACCATTGATCCCAGAGAAAACACCACAACACCATCTTCACCCGAACTTTGGACAAATTCTTCCATTTCCTACAGCAATAAAATTCTATTACAAACACGCGGGATAGCAGGGGGTAAAAAGTTTACCTGTTCTTCTAAATAGGCCGCGTCAGGAGAAGTGTCAGAGACGTTAGACTGGTTCTATCTTCTGCCACAGAGAACCATCTAGTAACTTTAAGAGGAAATATGTTTCTTAAAACTATGGTTCAAATATAATGAGTGATTACAAATAAAGGCATAGAGCCAGACCATTATAGAAAGTGAATAGGCCAGAGACAGCTCTTCCCATGGTTCATGGAACACTTACCCTCAAGGCTTCATTTTATGAACCAGCAGAGATgtttgcaaactcaaaaatattcCTTGTAAGGAAGCCCAAAACATGTCAGTTTTCATCCAATTAATTATTAACAAATCAGTCTAACTCTCTGTTAGGCATTCAGgatatttttctcatgttaaTACTTTTCCTGATTAATGGGgctaaaaatgaatttctttttagaaTTGAGATGtatagtaatattttgaaagtaaactgctattttttttaatcacaataaCATTTATGAGACAGTGTTTCTCTACCTTCCCACAAGTAGCTGACATGCCGTAATTGAACCTTAGGACAGTGATAAATATAAACTTCTCTACGAATAAAATCCTGTGGGTCACCACTTACAGTTGTGCAAGTCGGGCACTGCAAAGTCTGGGACCGGGGTCTTTTGCATTCTAATCTATGTGAATGTCAACCTCTAGAGATGTGTCATACATTCCCTGTGCAATTATTTGTGGCTTCCCTGCAatatctctctctatatttatGACATTTctcaattgtatttatttatttatttatttatcaatatatttCTCAATTTCAGGCTAGGAAAATTACTAGGGAAACGATGATGCCGTAGATGAAAGTGGACTACTCTTCTGGCTAAGATAACGTTAAGAGAATATTTCTGAAGTCCCAGAAATTGGTATTTTGCCATTTTGATTCATCTCCCTAGAGACAGTGAtggaataaacacacacacacacacacacacacacacacacacacacacgtataagAACACTTACAGATCTAGCAGTTGGATTTGGATTCTTGATTTGGCTGTCTTTCATTGCTATTTTTCTGTGTATACTGTGACTGGCATAATTTTTTCATCAGAGATATAAGCTGTGATTGGTATTCATATGGCCCAAATGTTTGTATTAGTAATTGGGTTTGGAATGGAATAATTTTCCCCTTCTTGTAAAAAATGTCTGAGTTGTTTTGTGAAATTGTGTATGTGAAAAGTGAGGACAGGAGGATGAATATAATAGTGTGGCACGGGGTATTATCTACTGAGCCAAGGAATATGTCCTGTCTCTTTCTGTACCTTCGTTTAGAGATTGGTTTATTATTTGCTATAATAACACTCAATAGAGCTTACCTGTAGCTATAACTTGACTGGTAAGAAAAGCATATTCagaatcctaaaataaaattgaaacttAAATGTGTATCTTACCCTAAACAGAAATCAAGAACTCTCCTGAGAACACTATTTAACCTGCAATCTTCTACAGAGATTACACTCGCTTAATTACAACCCAAGAAATGGGTGTGTGCCTCCTCAATCCCTTGATAATGGTAGCTATTGATAAAGAGagttaaatacaatattttttatcatgtttatctattattctcttttatttctcaatGTTGTCTTCTTCCAGCGTTTTTGGGTGTCCACATTTATTTTTGGTGACTTTGGGATGTGGTATCCTTTccagaaatttcagaaaaaccAGACACTATGATCTTAAAGAAAGAATTCAGGGTTTGGGTCTCTTAGTtctatgatttctttattttgatgacTCCTAATATGTTTCTAATGCTCTTTGTTAAAACCTAGACCTTGTATTACCCATATGATTACTAGCAACATTCACCTGAAAATTTTTTTGGCTCCTTAAAGTGAATAGGTCCAAAACTGAATTCATCATTGTCATCTCAAAAAAGTTCttccatgaattattttttttctcggTAAAGATCACTATTTTCCAAGAAGTGCTACCTGATTCCATGTCTTCTGTCAACACCAACTTCTTCTTACTGAGAAACTCTGGAATCTAGCTGAGAGTTCTCATGAAAGCATCTTTATCACTCAAGCAATCATAGTAACTGTCCCAATTCATAGCTCCATGAGGCTTGTTAGGAAGACTATAGTAATCTCTTAAGTAATTTCCTAGGCTCTAGCTTCCTGTGGCTTCAGTCAGTACCTAAACTGTAGACACACTGATATTTTAACATGCCATTTGAATCACTTCTTTCCTTAGCCAAAATATCACAGTGAAGTCCAAAAAAGGTAATATCAGTCATAAGACATCCGTATGATTTGTAAAATAGATTTGGAGTAGCAAACAGCATATCTTTGTTATTGAGGCAGtacactttaaagaaaaatcagcacTGTATCATAAGGTACAAAAGAAACCCTCCACTGTAATAGACCTACCTTAGGTAATGGTTTGGCAGGTTTACAATGCAAGCCTCCTACAAACTCAAAATTAGGTAAGTATGGACGAGGAAATTCAAAATCCCAATACGTCCGGATTAGCCAAATTTCTGCTTTTCCCATAATCTCACACAATGTAGTGGGTCTtcctggagaaaatgaaaaaagttgtGTGAAGCTTATTAGTATATATGTTTGTTGGGATACAATTTACACTAATTTACTGACAAgccattaaggaaaaaataaatctatgtcTCCTAGATTCTTTATCACATCTAGATGttaaaaggaaggggaaattaaaatgataaggagggaagagacagattaggaaggaagaaaggagagagggagggagggagggaagaaaatggaagtaagaaagagaagaaggatgagaggtgagaaagagggaggatgAGAAGATATTTGGGTAGAGAAAGTAATTTGTAAATGTAGtttcacaaaaaaaatttaaataaaattgttgcCACAACTCCATTTACTGATGAATTTAGTACTCATTGTTTCTCTCCAATTAAATGGCAGATGATAGATTAGCCCCATTGTATCAACACCAAATTCCTTCTCAATGGTTTTCTAACTTCTAATTAGGAATGTATCTCTACCTTCCAGCTTGTTACAGTCTCCAGTTCACTCATAATGTTAAGGaatctcaccagcatttgtttaCTTTATCTTTCTGAATCAAATCCCATCACTTTCCACCACAATTGATTTGCCACTAGTTTCTTAGTTGAGATGCCCTGAGTAATTCATACCCAATACAACCCCCTTTGCAATGTGGAATATACATGTACATACCACTAATATCACAGTTATTTTAGTGTTACctttaaatgatgtttttttgAAAGGGAGAGTCTAAGTATTAATTTTGGAAGATTTGTAGAGGGGAAGAATGAGTATTTGCAAGTGACCAAGTCAAACATAGTTAGACACAGAAaacatggaacattgcatcaagaactggggatgtactgtatggtgactaatataacaaaacatattatttaaaaaaaaagaaaacatgttttgcatgtaaataaataaaagctcatATGACAATTCTCCTTTCTTAGCGATTACAATCAAAATTGGTGGTCATATACAACACAGACTCAACAGC
Coding sequences:
- the LOC113262552 gene encoding UDP-glucuronosyltransferase 2A3-like, which gives rise to MVAKEWISAIVLLQLCYTGCGLCGKVLVWPCDMSHWLNLKIILEELTERGHEVTVLVSPESFIIDYSKASTLKFEVVPMSPNREKAEKTLNDFLDVATNVMPTLSAWQSAMKLQEFLLRETGNLKLLCESVVYNRSFMKKLQETHYDVMVIDPVLPCGELIAELLTVPFVYTLRVSIGETLEKYCGKLPAPLSYVPVAMVGLTDRMTFLQRVKNVMFFIFSNFWIQQLDTQVWNQFYSEALGRPTTLCEIMGKAEIWLIRTYWDFEFPRPYLPNFEFVGGLHCKPAKPLPKEMEEFVQSSGEDGVVVFSLGSMVKNLTDEKANLIASALAQIPQKVLWRYKGKKPATLGANTRLYDWIPQNDLLGHPKTKAFITHGGTNGIYEAIYHGVPMVGVPMFADQPDNIAHMKAKGAAVEVNINTMTSEDLLTALRTVINEPSYKENATRLSRIHHDQPVKPLDRAVFWIEFVMRHKGAKHLRPAAHNLTWFQYHSLDVIGFLLACVATAIFLVTKCCLFSCRKFGKTGKKKKRE